The Chryseobacterium nakagawai genome has a segment encoding these proteins:
- a CDS encoding TM2 domain-containing protein, whose amino-acid sequence MENYGYTKTENTANQQQTTTPYRSEKKLPPALLGILVGWLGLNKFYLGYTKEGIIQLVLNIVTCGVASIIPFIEGIIYLCMDDKQFDDTYVYGRKPWL is encoded by the coding sequence ATGGAAAATTACGGTTATACCAAAACAGAAAACACAGCAAACCAACAGCAAACTACTACCCCTTACCGCTCAGAAAAAAAGCTTCCTCCAGCTCTATTAGGTATTCTTGTTGGCTGGCTGGGTCTAAATAAATTTTATCTTGGATATACCAAAGAAGGAATTATCCAATTAGTTTTGAATATTGTTACTTGTGGGGTTGCTTCTATTATTCCTTTTATTGAGGGTATCATTTATCTTTGTATGGATGACAAACAGTTTGATGACACCTATGTTTATGGAAGAAAACCTTGGTTATAA
- a CDS encoding bacteriocin — translation MKKLSKKDLKTINGGSIRFPDSEGRCPAGWYLCPTNVCVDDKGGESPIREGHRDYKACFG, via the coding sequence ATGAAAAAATTAAGTAAAAAAGATTTGAAAACAATCAATGGCGGAAGTATTCGTTTTCCTGATTCAGAAGGCAGATGTCCGGCTGGTTGGTACCTATGCCCTACCAATGTTTGTGTGGATGATAAAGGCGGAGAAAGTCCTATTCGCGAAGGACATCGTGATTATAAAGCATGTTTTGGATAA
- a CDS encoding bacteriocin-like protein, with protein MKNLKKIERNQLKGIKGGEVIIDDPNCGTLCKGIWHPCTINHVACPD; from the coding sequence ATGAAAAATTTAAAGAAGATCGAAAGAAACCAATTGAAAGGAATTAAAGGAGGAGAAGTAATCATTGATGACCCAAATTGCGGGACATTATGTAAAGGTATTTGGCATCCATGCACAATCAATCATGTAGCTTGTCCTGATTAA
- the hemB gene encoding porphobilinogen synthase, producing MIHSRNRRLRVNESIRSLVRENVLTTDDFVMPIFVMEGENMQEPILSMPGIFRRSIDLTVKECKELFSLGVKAVNLYMKVSENLKDNTGKEAWNKNGLMQNTIKAIKDAVPGMVVMPDVALDPYSIYGHDGIIENGKILNDATNEALAKMSVSHAEAGADLVAPSDMMDGRVQVIREALEESGFTDVGIVSYAAKYASSFYGPFRSALDSAPKENVEIPKDKKTYQMDFHNTREALNEVFKDIDEGADVIMIKPGLPYLDIVSKVREAIDLPIAVYNVSGEYAMVKAAVQNGWLDNDKTIIESLTCFKRAGADMIFTYFAKEAAMILNK from the coding sequence ATGATACATTCAAGAAATAGAAGACTTAGAGTTAATGAATCTATCAGAAGTTTGGTAAGAGAAAATGTGCTTACAACTGATGATTTTGTAATGCCAATCTTCGTAATGGAGGGCGAAAACATGCAGGAACCGATCCTGTCGATGCCGGGAATCTTTAGGCGAAGCATAGATTTAACAGTAAAAGAATGTAAGGAATTATTTTCTTTGGGCGTAAAAGCTGTCAATTTGTACATGAAGGTGTCCGAAAACCTGAAAGATAATACAGGAAAAGAAGCATGGAACAAAAACGGATTGATGCAGAATACGATCAAAGCCATCAAAGATGCAGTTCCGGGAATGGTGGTAATGCCTGATGTTGCCTTAGATCCTTATTCAATCTACGGGCACGACGGAATTATTGAAAACGGAAAAATCTTAAATGATGCTACCAATGAGGCATTAGCAAAAATGTCAGTATCTCATGCAGAAGCAGGAGCAGATCTTGTAGCGCCAAGTGATATGATGGATGGCAGAGTTCAGGTGATTCGTGAAGCATTGGAAGAAAGTGGATTTACAGATGTTGGTATCGTAAGTTACGCTGCAAAATATGCAAGTTCTTTCTATGGACCTTTCAGAAGTGCTTTAGACAGTGCTCCAAAAGAAAATGTTGAAATTCCGAAAGATAAAAAGACTTATCAGATGGATTTTCACAATACTCGTGAAGCTTTGAACGAAGTATTTAAAGATATTGATGAAGGAGCAGATGTTATCATGATTAAACCAGGTCTTCCTTATTTGGATATCGTTTCTAAAGTACGTGAAGCCATTGACCTTCCAATTGCTGTGTATAACGTAAGTGGAGAATATGCAATGGTAAAAGCAGCTGTTCAAAACGGATGGTTGGATAATGATAAAACAATTATTGAAAGCCTTACTTGTTTCAAAAGGGCTGGTGCAGACATGATCTTCACTTATTTTGCTAAGGAGGCAGCGATGATTTTAAATAAATAA
- a CDS encoding T9SS type A sorting domain-containing protein, whose product MKKFLLLFLFVGAFVGFSNNLQAQLREPGSITQKADDGVLLAYPNPAKDFLIIKAKDSSLRIKSVTFYSILGMQVANYTVNMNSGEINIEKLKPGKYLIRYILSDNTQKVTQIVKQ is encoded by the coding sequence ATGAAAAAATTTTTACTTTTATTTTTATTTGTAGGCGCTTTTGTTGGTTTTTCCAACAATTTACAAGCTCAGCTTAGAGAGCCGGGTTCCATCACTCAGAAGGCAGATGATGGTGTTTTGCTTGCCTATCCAAATCCTGCAAAGGATTTCCTTATCATTAAGGCAAAAGATTCTTCTTTGAGAATCAAAAGTGTGACTTTTTATTCTATTTTGGGTATGCAAGTTGCCAATTATACAGTCAATATGAATTCCGGAGAGATCAATATTGAAAAATTAAAACCCGGAAAATATCTGATCCGTTATATTTTGAGCGACAACACGCAGAAAGTTACTCAAATCGTGAAACAATAA